Proteins co-encoded in one Sporosarcina sp. FSL K6-1522 genomic window:
- a CDS encoding Ldh family oxidoreductase — translation MRTINPVNHKKLIIDVLTMAGLTTEQAVTASTVMAYADQRGIDSHGMILLNTYVERIEKQIIKKKPSYTWELNKGVIALLDGDLGMGHYIGDIAMKKAIQLAKEHTIGLVFVKNTSHYGASGYYTELAAKEDMIGFSTTNTLPLMAPTGGAERVLGNNPISFSIPREAENPIILDIASSVVAAGKLMVAEQKKQEIPLDWALDIDGNPTTDPYAGFKGGGSLIPLGNHKGYGLSLIMDVLAGILTGAGYGKNVGHSDIGFVMMAINTSAVMDKNKYNTRLNDLTGMVKDSKKAKGTDNIYLPGEIEYLNQKTRLAQGIPVNKNLYTELEKLTAKLGLNMNDYFTVQQMDSSIV, via the coding sequence ATAGATGTGCTAACAATGGCAGGACTTACAACCGAACAAGCAGTGACTGCGAGTACAGTCATGGCATATGCTGATCAGCGAGGCATTGATTCACATGGGATGATTTTATTGAACACCTACGTAGAAAGAATTGAAAAGCAGATTATAAAGAAAAAACCTTCATATACATGGGAATTAAACAAAGGGGTCATTGCTTTATTAGATGGTGATCTAGGTATGGGCCATTATATTGGTGACATCGCCATGAAGAAAGCGATTCAATTGGCGAAAGAACATACAATTGGTTTAGTATTCGTAAAAAACACATCTCATTACGGTGCATCTGGTTATTATACAGAGCTGGCTGCAAAGGAAGATATGATAGGTTTTAGTACAACTAATACTTTGCCATTAATGGCACCTACCGGCGGAGCTGAACGTGTTTTAGGAAATAATCCAATTTCATTTTCAATTCCACGTGAAGCAGAAAACCCAATCATTTTGGATATTGCATCCTCAGTGGTGGCTGCAGGAAAATTAATGGTAGCAGAACAAAAGAAGCAAGAAATCCCACTCGACTGGGCGTTAGACATTGACGGAAATCCTACAACCGATCCTTACGCTGGATTTAAGGGAGGTGGCTCTTTAATCCCATTAGGTAACCATAAGGGATATGGATTATCTTTAATTATGGATGTTCTAGCAGGCATACTAACAGGCGCTGGATATGGAAAAAATGTAGGCCATTCAGATATTGGTTTCGTCATGATGGCCATCAACACTTCCGCTGTTATGGACAAGAATAAGTACAATACAAGATTGAATGATTTAACTGGAATGGTCAAAGACTCAAAAAAAGCAAAAGGAACAGATAACATTTACCTTCCAGGTGAAATCGAATATCTTAATCAAAAAACACGCCTCGCGCAAGGAATACCTGTCAATAAGAACCTATACACGGAATTAGAAAAATTAACAGCCAAGCTTGGCCTGAATATGAATGATTACTTTACTGTTCAACAAATGGACAGTTCGATCGTTTAA